One segment of Tenrec ecaudatus isolate mTenEca1 chromosome 1, mTenEca1.hap1, whole genome shotgun sequence DNA contains the following:
- the LOC142437068 gene encoding late cornified envelope protein 2A-like, producing MSCQQNQQQCQPPPKCPPKCPPKCPPKCPQTSSCCSVSSGGCCGPSSGGCCSSGGGGCCLSHHRPHLFHRRHQNPECGECEPSGGSGCCSGSGGCC from the coding sequence ATGTCCTGCCAGCAGAACCAGCAGCAgtgccagccccctcccaaatgccccCCCAAGTGTCCCCCAAAGTGTCCCCCGAAGTGCCCTCAAACCTCTTCCTGCTGCAGCGTCAGCTCCGGGGGCTGCTGTGGGCCCAGCTCCGGGGGCTGCTgcagctctgggggtgggggctgctgccTGAGCCACCACAGACCACATCTCTTCCACCGCCGGCACCAGAACCCCGAGTGCGGTGAGTGCGAGCCCTCGGGGGGCTCTGGCTGCTGCTCCGGCTCTGGGGGCTGCTGCTAA